A genomic segment from Arcobacter acticola encodes:
- a CDS encoding response regulator, which translates to MNNLKDFIKTLNILYVEDEVSAREIFTKILKRFFNTVDARENGLEGYIAFKEKHLKNEKYDLIISDINMPKLDGMEMLEKIREIDSLVPVVFITARHEADVLLKAIELQISDFIIKPIDFDGITKVVNNASEKLFLKNTLLRKNTELELYLKTIEQMAFIIKMDMDLNITYINDIFSNSIDCETSNIIGQNFDFLKSKLSTSNSFDNLKESLLNNNIWEDTIKIEKDENGSIYLKAKIIKIYNDSDKNIQEYVFIAYTVTDQENEKKELNKKMFQNIAHLKKESHSSLIENKKLESELEILKNHIQNLDRQLIDANTSKSSLLKQLEAYEISSLNQSTGKVDLMKKKNDEIELFRKSLQKIKTEKDLLIEKISEFKDTIEHKDNLIDMFKKNETKFNNKIEALEYIITELEENKGKSKKGMFNL; encoded by the coding sequence ATGAATAACTTGAAAGATTTTATAAAAACTTTAAACATACTATATGTTGAAGATGAAGTAAGTGCAAGGGAAATCTTCACAAAAATATTAAAACGATTTTTTAATACAGTTGATGCAAGAGAAAATGGATTAGAAGGGTATATTGCATTTAAAGAAAAACATCTTAAAAATGAAAAATATGATCTAATAATAAGTGATATTAATATGCCTAAATTAGATGGAATGGAAATGTTAGAAAAAATTAGAGAAATAGATTCTTTAGTACCTGTAGTTTTTATTACAGCAAGACATGAAGCTGATGTATTGTTAAAAGCAATTGAATTACAAATTTCTGATTTTATAATTAAACCCATAGATTTTGATGGTATTACAAAGGTAGTAAATAATGCATCTGAGAAATTATTTTTAAAAAATACATTACTTAGAAAAAACACAGAATTAGAACTCTATCTTAAAACTATTGAACAAATGGCATTCATTATTAAAATGGATATGGATTTAAATATTACTTATATAAATGACATTTTTTCTAATAGTATAGATTGTGAAACATCTAATATAATTGGTCAAAATTTTGACTTCTTAAAATCAAAATTATCTACTTCTAATTCTTTTGATAATTTAAAAGAGAGCCTATTGAATAATAATATTTGGGAAGATACTATTAAAATAGAAAAAGATGAAAATGGTTCTATTTATCTAAAAGCAAAAATCATAAAAATATATAATGATTCAGATAAAAATATACAAGAGTATGTTTTTATTGCTTATACAGTTACTGATCAAGAAAATGAAAAAAAAGAATTAAATAAAAAGATGTTTCAGAATATAGCTCATCTTAAAAAAGAATCTCATAGTAGTTTAATTGAGAATAAAAAATTAGAAAGTGAACTTGAAATACTAAAAAATCATATACAAAATTTAGATAGACAACTTATAGATGCAAATACATCAAAATCAAGTTTACTAAAGCAACTAGAAGCATATGAAATAAGTAGTTTAAATCAATCTACAGGAAAGGTAGATTTAATGAAAAAGAAGAATGATGAGATTGAACTATTTAGAAAAAGTTTACAAAAAATAAAAACTGAAAAAGATTTATTAATAGAAAAAATAAGCGAATTCAAAGACACTATTGAACATAAAGATAATCTAATAGATATGTTCAAAAAAAATGAAACAAAATTCAATAATAAAATTGAAGCTTTAGAATATATTATTACTGAGTTAGAAGAAAATAAAGGTAAAAGTAAAAAAGGTATGTTTAATTTATAA
- a CDS encoding response regulator transcription factor, translating into MITLESYKKQFNILYVEDDVLFTPKIKYILEKSFKSVLIASNGEEALELFKINKIDLIISDINMPKMDGLTFLKKLRELHNDIPFIFLTARQEANTIIDAIQFDISNYILKPIDLKNFLSIVDKSVKKSYKKYIEIEKKYIIEIDTEFFWNQKTKTLSKNNLPIKLTKKELLLLELLLNYNNKVYSISEIACYLWDEDSGENDYVANLKNIISRLRNKIPEINIENVYGLGYMIKITK; encoded by the coding sequence ATGATAACATTAGAATCTTATAAAAAACAATTTAATATTTTGTATGTTGAGGATGACGTACTATTTACACCTAAGATAAAATATATTCTTGAAAAAAGTTTTAAATCAGTTCTTATAGCTTCAAATGGTGAAGAAGCATTAGAACTTTTTAAGATCAATAAAATTGATCTAATAATTAGTGATATAAATATGCCAAAAATGGATGGATTAACTTTTTTAAAAAAACTAAGAGAATTGCATAATGATATTCCTTTTATTTTCTTAACTGCAAGACAAGAAGCAAACACTATTATTGATGCTATTCAATTTGATATTAGTAATTATATTTTAAAACCTATTGATTTAAAAAATTTTCTTTCTATTGTTGATAAAAGTGTTAAAAAAAGTTATAAAAAATATATTGAAATAGAAAAAAAATATATAATAGAAATAGATACTGAATTTTTTTGGAATCAAAAAACAAAAACACTATCAAAAAATAATCTTCCCATAAAATTAACAAAAAAAGAATTATTGTTATTAGAACTATTATTAAATTATAATAATAAAGTTTACTCTATATCAGAGATAGCATGTTATTTATGGGATGAGGATTCTGGAGAAAATGATTACGTTGCAAATCTAAAAAATATCATTTCTAGACTTAGAAACAAAATACCTGAAATAAACATAGAAAATGTTTATGGTTTAGGATATATGATAAAAATCACAAAATAG
- a CDS encoding MBOAT family O-acyltransferase, which translates to MLFNSYEFIFAFLPITFFIYFYLNHKRLTVASKGFLVFSSLFFYSWWNIAYLPLILISMLFNYVIGNSLNKEIEENKKSFSKKSILIFGIVCNIALLGYFKYADFFIENFNFAIGTNVNLLHLILPLAISFFTFQQVAYLVDSYRQETKEYDFLNYALFVTFFPQLIAGPIVHHKEMMPQFANNRNMVKNYRNIALGLFIFSIGLFKKVVIADTFAVWATAGFDTAITLNLFEAWATSLSYTFQLYFDFSGYTDMAIGIALLFNIKLPINFNSPYKALSIQDFWRRWHITLSRFLRDYIYIPLGGNKKSSFRTYSNLLATFVIGGFWHGAGWTFLFWGFLHGIALIIHRLWSNLGFKMWTWLAWFITFNFVNIAWVFFRAKEWDDAVKVLGGMFSLDNIILPEKLESKLSFLTNYNIEFGYWAENIKGNDFTAIAVILGFILILAFRNSMEKGKDFKLNYKTALLSAICFIGAILSLNKASEFLYFNF; encoded by the coding sequence TTGCTCTTCAATTCCTACGAATTCATCTTTGCCTTTTTACCAATAACCTTTTTTATCTACTTTTATCTAAATCATAAAAGATTAACCGTAGCCTCAAAAGGTTTTTTAGTATTTTCTTCACTATTTTTCTATTCTTGGTGGAATATTGCTTATCTTCCTTTAATACTAATAAGTATGCTTTTTAACTATGTAATTGGTAATAGTTTAAATAAAGAAATTGAAGAAAATAAAAAAAGCTTTTCTAAAAAATCTATTTTAATTTTTGGAATTGTTTGTAATATTGCATTACTTGGATATTTTAAATACGCAGATTTTTTTATAGAAAATTTTAATTTTGCAATAGGTACAAATGTAAATCTTTTACATTTAATTTTACCATTAGCAATATCTTTTTTTACTTTTCAACAAGTAGCATATTTAGTTGATAGTTATAGACAAGAAACAAAAGAATATGATTTTTTAAACTATGCATTATTCGTAACTTTTTTCCCTCAATTAATAGCAGGTCCAATTGTTCATCATAAAGAAATGATGCCACAATTTGCAAACAATAGAAATATGGTAAAAAATTATAGAAATATAGCTTTGGGACTTTTTATATTCTCTATTGGATTGTTTAAAAAAGTAGTAATTGCAGATACCTTTGCTGTTTGGGCAACCGCTGGATTTGATACAGCAATAACTTTAAATCTATTTGAAGCTTGGGCAACATCTTTGTCTTATACCTTTCAACTTTATTTTGATTTCTCAGGTTATACAGATATGGCAATAGGTATTGCACTTTTATTTAATATAAAACTACCTATTAACTTCAATAGCCCATATAAGGCACTATCTATTCAAGACTTTTGGAGAAGATGGCATATTACTCTAAGTCGTTTCTTGCGAGATTATATTTATATTCCATTAGGTGGAAATAAAAAATCAAGTTTTAGAACATACTCTAATCTTTTAGCTACTTTTGTAATAGGTGGATTTTGGCATGGAGCAGGATGGACATTTTTGTTCTGGGGATTCCTTCATGGAATTGCATTGATTATTCATAGACTTTGGTCAAACCTTGGATTTAAAATGTGGACTTGGTTAGCTTGGTTTATAACCTTTAACTTTGTAAATATTGCTTGGGTATTTTTTAGAGCTAAAGAATGGGATGATGCGGTTAAGGTTTTAGGGGGAATGTTTAGCTTAGATAATATTATATTACCAGAGAAATTAGAATCTAAACTTTCTTTTTTAACTAATTACAATATTGAGTTTGGCTACTGGGCAGAAAATATAAAAGGTAATGATTTTACAGCAATTGCAGTAATATTAGGATTCATTTTAATTTTAGCTTTCAGAAACTCAATGGAAAAAGGGAAAGATTTTAAACTTAATTACAAAACAGCATTACTATCTGCAATTTGTTTCATTGGTGCTATTTTGTCATTAAATAAAGCATCAGAATTTTTATATTTTAATTTTTAA